TCGAGGCTGTGCTGGCGGAGATCGCCGCACCGCCCTTCGCACCTCTCGCGCGGATCCGGAACGCACGCACGGCGTATGCGCTGCTTGACGCGTCGGGCGAGCTCCTCGCCGAGTTCGTGGACGATCGCGTCACCGCGACCGACGTCCGGCGGGGCATCGACACGTCGTGGCGCGAGTGGGAGCTCGAGTTGGGCCCGGCGGCGCCGACGGATGCCGCTGCCCGCGACGCCCTCTTCGACGCCGCAGACGAGCTGGTGCGAGCCGCCGGGGGAGAGGTCTCGGCGTCGGGATCGAAGCTCGAACGTGCTCTCGGGCTCTGACGGTTCTCACGCGTTAACGCACTGACGCCGCCCCCGGCTTCGTTCGGGGCGGCGTCAGTCGTGATCGTCAGGTTACTGAAGACCCATCCGTTCCGATAGGTCCTTCCCTGCTGATCAGAGGTTGATCATGTGGCCGGCGAGGCCGTGGAAGGCCTCCTGCAGGCCTTCCGACAGCGTCGGGTGGGTGTGCACGTTGCGTGCGGCCTCGAGCGCCGTGAGGTCCCACTTCTGGGCCAGCGTCAGCTCGGGCAGGAGCTCCGACACGTCGGGTCCGATGAGGTGACCGCCGAGGAGTTCGAGGTGCTCGGCATCCGCGATCAGCTTCACGAAGCCGACCGGCTCTCCCAGGCCGTTGGCCTTGCCGTTGGCCGAGAACGGGAACTTCGCGACCTTCACGTCGTACCCGGCGTCGCGAGCCTGCTGCTCGGTGAGTCCGAACGAAGCGACCTGCGGCGAGCAGAACGTCGCGCGCGGCATGTTGCGGTAGTCGCCGAGCGTCTGGGTCTCGGCCTTGCCGATGGTCTCCGCGGCGACGACGCCCTGCGCCTCGGCGACGTGGGCGAGCTGCAGCTTCGCGGTGACGTCGCCGATCGCGTAGACGCCTTCGACGTTGGTGCGCATGTGGTCGTCGATGTCGATCGCGCCACGGTCGGTGAGCTTCACACCGGTCTTCTCGAGGCCGAAGCCCTCGACGCGCGGCGCGAAGCCGATCGACATGAGGACCTTGTCGGCCTCGATCTCGCCCTTCGCCCCGTCGGCGTTGGCGGAGTACGAGACGGTGACCTTGTCGCCGGAGTCGACGACGGACTCGACCTTGGTCGAGGTGAGGATGTCGATGCCGTACTTCTTGTACTGGCGCTGGATCTCCTTCGAGACCTCGGCGTCCTCGTTCGGCAGGGCACGGTCGAGGAACTCGATGATCGTGACCTTGACGCCGTAGTTGCTCATGAAGAACGCGAACTCCATGCCGATGGCGCCGGCGCCCACGATGACGATCGAGTTCGGCAGCTCACGGGTGAGGATCTGCTCCTCGTAGGTGACGACGTTCTCGCTGAGGGTGACCCCCGGCAGCAGTCGCACGGTCGACCCGGTGGAGATGATGACGTTGTCGGCGGTGACGGTCTCCTTCGAGCCGTCGGCCTTCGTGACCTCGATGGTCTTCGCGTCCAGGAACGATCCGCGCCCGTCGTACTCGGTCACCTTGTTCTTCTTCATCAAGAAGTGGATGCCTTTGACGTGGGTGTCGGCGACCTTGCGGCTGCGGTCCCAGGCGACACCGAAATCGAAGCTGACGTCGCCGCTGATGCCGAAGAGGTCGGCCTTGTGCAGGAAGGTGTGCGCCAGATCGGCGTTCTTCAAGAGAGCCTTGGAGGGGATGCAGCCGACGTTGAGGCAGACACCGCCCCAGTACTTCTCTTCGATGATGGCGGTGGACAGTCCGAGCTGTGCCGAGCGGACGGCCGCGACATAGCCGCCGGGGCCGGCACCGAGGATGACGACGTCGTAGTGAGGCATGCGTCCAGCCTAGTCCGACGCAGGTGCCTCATTCCTTCGTGGCGCCCTGTCGACCGCGAACGATCGCGACGGCGATCACGACGCCGACGGCGGTGAAGATGATGGCTCCGCCGACCGCGTACGGGACGGCGTTGAATCCCTCGGTCGACCCCTCCGCTCGCTCCGCGGCGGACTCGCCGCATTGCTCTACGGCTTCGACCTTGCCGACCTCGCCGACGGAGAACGAGTACTCGTCGGAGATGGGATGTCCGTCGCTCGAGACCGCCTTCCACTGCACGAGGACGGCACCCTCGACGGGTCCGCTGATGCGCTGAGCGACGGTGTTGCCTTCCACGATCGGATCGCCGATGCCGATCGGGGCGCACTCCTCGTCGAAGACGGCGAAACGGGTGGCACCCGGTTCGGTCGACGGCGCGTCGCTCAGCGTGAGGGTGATCTTGTCCGGTGACGTCCCCAGGAGCGCGTCCGGCGATGGATCGGACGCAAGCAGCTCATCGTGGGCTGCGGCCGAGGACGCAGGCGCGAACATCAGAAGCGCGCCGATGGCCGCTCCGACGAGGGCGCCGGCGAGGCGGGGGGCGCGTCGTGAGGTGGAGGACATGCGCGAGACGATAAGCGCAGAGTCGCGTTCGCAGCGGGCCCTGTCGT
This DNA window, taken from Microbacterium sp. MM2322, encodes the following:
- a CDS encoding copper resistance CopC family protein translates to MSSTSRRAPRLAGALVGAAIGALLMFAPASSAAAHDELLASDPSPDALLGTSPDKITLTLSDAPSTEPGATRFAVFDEECAPIGIGDPIVEGNTVAQRISGPVEGAVLVQWKAVSSDGHPISDEYSFSVGEVGKVEAVEQCGESAAERAEGSTEGFNAVPYAVGGAIIFTAVGVVIAVAIVRGRQGATKE
- a CDS encoding CYTH domain-containing protein, whose product is MTTEPEHSLEIERTYDVDAGTPLPDWARLPGVAVVGEAEPRELDAHYLDTDDGALGRARVALRRRSGGPDEGWHIKRVTPEGKAESRWPLDDGDPEHIVVPAAIEAVLAEIAAPPFAPLARIRNARTAYALLDASGELLAEFVDDRVTATDVRRGIDTSWREWELELGPAAPTDAAARDALFDAADELVRAAGGEVSASGSKLERALGL
- the lpdA gene encoding dihydrolipoyl dehydrogenase, encoding MPHYDVVILGAGPGGYVAAVRSAQLGLSTAIIEEKYWGGVCLNVGCIPSKALLKNADLAHTFLHKADLFGISGDVSFDFGVAWDRSRKVADTHVKGIHFLMKKNKVTEYDGRGSFLDAKTIEVTKADGSKETVTADNVIISTGSTVRLLPGVTLSENVVTYEEQILTRELPNSIVIVGAGAIGMEFAFFMSNYGVKVTIIEFLDRALPNEDAEVSKEIQRQYKKYGIDILTSTKVESVVDSGDKVTVSYSANADGAKGEIEADKVLMSIGFAPRVEGFGLEKTGVKLTDRGAIDIDDHMRTNVEGVYAIGDVTAKLQLAHVAEAQGVVAAETIGKAETQTLGDYRNMPRATFCSPQVASFGLTEQQARDAGYDVKVAKFPFSANGKANGLGEPVGFVKLIADAEHLELLGGHLIGPDVSELLPELTLAQKWDLTALEAARNVHTHPTLSEGLQEAFHGLAGHMINL